Sequence from the Magallana gigas chromosome 4, xbMagGiga1.1, whole genome shotgun sequence genome:
ATTATCAGATTCGTTTAATGATTGATCGTCTGTCTTTGCAatacatatatactagtaattgaACTATTTTTCCTGTCTTGTACTTTCTACAAAAGCACGATTAAAAAGCTAAATGTCCTTTCTTACCATCCAATTTAACATATTCCATAGGACAGACACATCGAAGGAAAAGAACAATATCCCTGTAAGATTTATCAGGAAGAGTAACTTCATTCTGGTTTTCTTTCCCGTTAGAGGTCAGCATTTTTCTGAAAACTGGAGAAGCCTGCATTAAAACCCCTCGAGACAGATGAAATCGTTTGTCTTCAACGCAGAAAACGACATCAGTTGTCTCTTTGTCATAAGCAAAATAATCGAGTCCCTTGCATTCCATTGGCTTTTCCTGCAATTCTAGCATAGGTTCCATTTCTTCAGCAgtcgccatttttttttttaaaattttaaaattgcatacgTGGTATCAATTACTTGGCTGCACTTAGAGATCTTTAAATGCTCGCTTATTGATTTCTGTGTTCTTAGAGCGATGACTACAAGAcagcaatattttgatattatttaaacattcacatacatgtatctatttctttttttttataaaactatatCGTCTAACAAGTAACAACCATCTAAAGGCCTGGAAATTGTTGATTAGAGGTTGATAAGAGGTTAATGAATGTTTGAAAAGGAATCGATTTTCATTtgtgattttcaaaaaatagttGAGTGATAAACCATTAAAAAATTACTTCTTAATAGGGTTAATGAATTGTTGATCTAAAGAAGTTATTCCTTTCTGAAAACTGGCTATATAATAGTATTTTCCCTGGtgttttttttggagggggggggggggttcgtaGAACATTCCGTTTGTTATTTCTGATATTCTTATGTAAAGAATGTCTGATATATATTCATGAATGAAATGGAACTTAATTGTAATGTACAGGTGTAAATGTTTGATAAATGTCGAAGTTATTATACGCCATGcagtcatttacatgtaaaaaaatcaaatgaaaataatttaagtatttctaaatatatttttttttctcacgtCGTCCGTCCGTTTTCTAAGAACGAAATCATTTCATCGGTAAGGTCCATAGTATCGTCATTTTTCTTGATGTGTCTTTTAGTTACAAAAGTAAATGAATACTGTCAGTTAACAACCTCagtctttatatatatttaccttgtatttattttgcatgtatTCTTCATCGGCAAATTAGATTTATAATCATAATGCGATCAaagttgtctttaaaaaaagatacatcAGAAATACGtttgttttaataagaaaacGTTTATGCTATGAACTGTAAAGGACACATCAAACACCGTCATTAATAAGGAATTTTATAGTGATTGCTAGGTGACCAAATCAACTGATGCATATTAAAAAACGGGGTTGCAAAGCCGTGAAATATATTCATACATGTGCGTATATAATGCAGTATTAACAAAAagaaacttataaaaaaaattttaaagtgaaaattaaGAACAACCAACAGATATCGCTCTTAAGATTTACTATTTATCTAAACATTTTAAGCTGATTTTTAAGTTTCGCAGGAGTATGTCTACTAATCCAACTTTCTTACcaccaaacattttaaaacacgtaaatacatgtatatgtgttttagtctaataaagaaataaaaaaaacaacaattgatGACTGCTATTATTGGCTATATATGCAGATGTCTATTAATTTcgaaaaatacatataaaaatgcattgaGATCAAGCAACTTTTTATTCAcggaattatttatttcctctgtgatttatacatatatatgtaatatgtattGAATATAATGTTACTTTCCTCGCATCGTAAAAGGACGGATGCAAAAAAGGACGGATTAATAAAAAGTGGCTTATCTATAAAACTTGTCCTTATTtttctatagaaaaaaaacatgggTAAGTCAGAGTGTGTTGAgagtttcaattttatttggtGTGTTTCGAAACCAAGATATCTCAAACCCCCAAACTTACACACAATACGTTTACTTGATTCTAAAAGATGACTAGGTTGTTCTAATTAGATGATATATGTTCTTTTATCCCTCtcttacaatgaaataaaactccTACATAAGTGAGTCTTCAAAACTAGACGGTAACGTtacttactacatgtacaagtatggagctgcaaaaattattttgcatataAAAGCAACTAAGATAATTTCAACTTTGCATGCAACAGTCTGATCTCatcaattttaacataaatgCCTTAAAGTTAAACTAAATTCTCCAAGTCAACCTTTGGCATTCAGTGGAAACGTTAACTTCCGTATGATTAGggtttatgttttaaatttatatttgaattaccccccccccccccaaaaaaaaaggaaaatagaaTACTCAGTTAATAGAATGTAATGCGTTTACAGAAGgtaatatgtgttttgtttcaGTCTTTGGTTTCGCGAATTTTGAATCACCCGCACGATTATGTAGTATTGATTTTgcatttattattcaatattaaaccaacatttatattattcaatgaagaaattttaactATCTCGGGATATTCCTTTGCTTTTGCATTCTAAATTAATAGTCcataacaacaacaaatatAGTTCATTAGATATTTCTGCATCGTAGggattatttgataattttagcTTGTtccatgaaaaaataataaaaactaattttaattaacaaatattaaaaatcaatatcacatTTCCTTCCTTTGTTGCATAGAATCATTATATTTGTCTCTTTGAAGCGGAATtatgttcatttcaaaaatagaaacTGTTCTTCCTTTCTTTCAAGGCATCAAATTATTTGTCTGATTGAACCGGAATTATATGCTCAGTTATAACTGAACTGCTTGTTAAGTTTTAAATCAGAAATAAACATCATATAATACTGATCAAAACCATTCGAACATAAGCAATTTGTTTAGGATGGCATTTACAAATGTCACACAGATGATTGAAAAAGAAAGGCAAACAGTCGCTCCACGGGACTTCTGGAGATGTGCACGTGAAAAACAAATTAAGGACAAGTGCGACGATTCTCTTGTTTTTGACAATTGTTTAACTGAAAATGTATTAAGTATCTCTTCTAATGACCAAGTCAGCAATAAGTGGAACGAGGGTACTGATGtagataaaatattcaaacatgaTGATAATTCGATGAAAGACCTGGAAGAAGACTCAGAGAATGTTGCCAGTGAGAACATCTCTCGTGACGATTCGGACGCGACAGATTATTTTGACAGCGAGGACGAATACTGGGATAGTCTCAGAAACAAAGACATTAAAGAAGACTTATGTCCACGTTGTCGCTTCTATCATCTACCGCACAGCGTCAAGGATTTCGTCTTTAATTCATGTAAGTCTTATTCCATTGGATTGTCATAACATTATATTTGTTgcttttcaaaaattctctagcataatattacaacacaatagtaattatttttaaagtttttctgtACTGATTATcttaacaatataaaaaaatgatttaaattgtaGAAAATGTGTACTTTGGAcaagcattttttttatgtttaggTCATAACCAGGAAGCGTTTGATAGGTCTCCAGCATTTACACCACCTGTTCAAAAGTTTGCGAaggaaaacaattttgaaattcacGACGTGTATGGGGATGAAAACTGTCTTTTTCGTGCAATGGCAGACCAGTTCATGATCAATGGCTGTCCCGGGCACACAGAGGTGTCGTTACGCGATACAGCTATTGAGTAAGAAAGTTAAAAACAGGCAAAAAGGGTCAGGATTTCGCGCTTAAATTTCTTGAATTTTGAGTTTCTGATagttttagattttatattacaaaatattaaatttgtttacatcTGGTTAGCCTAGTTCTAAGTTAATTACATTTTCGCGCGTCAAAATCACGATTCGTTAATTttctaatgaaaataaatgaagaaGACCTTGGCTAGTAATGAAGATGAGTTAATAAGGGCTGCTCCGAGGAATCTGTGTAGAAAGCAATAATGATGtctttgacaccccccccccccaattactTTTTCATTGTGTCTTTTCTTTTGAATGATTAAATAACATTGACcttgatacaatttttttgtagGCAAGATATCAATATATGGGTGAAAAGCTgtgattttatacaaaaaattgactACGCCTAAGTTATGCTTTAAGTTCGCGATATgaacaatacatgtaacatgtccATCACTCTATATATTGTATCTTTTTCAGCCGCGTCAGATTAGATCCTTCAAAATATGGAATCATTGAATCAACATTTCTGCCAGGAGAGCCATGGGaggaatatataaaaaaaatggatcGAACCAAACAATGGGGCGTTAATACGATTTTACAGGCACTGGCGGACGTTTTCCTTCTGCAGATCAGTATTTTCAATTTCGTTCACAGTGATATCAGACCTTCCAACATTACTATAAAATCAACTGAGAAGGTTGTTCCAAAGCCTTTCCATATTTTCCTTGGACTCGTTGGGGACTTTCATACGTTTAGCTTGCGTCCTATGCAATGGATGTCAGAATTGCCTTACAGtaaatgtttttcttctttattttcacCTTACTTTTTGTTAATAGAAAACAGCTTTTCAGATGAAAATATGTCCGTTGTCTCTTGAATATAGATAAATGGACAGAATCTGATAGAAAGttagtaaaataaattgatCGGTTTATAACATGTGAAAttaaaatctatattttaaGGGAGTATTTTATAACGTAGTCTGGATTGTTCTTTGTTTGATTCATGATTTCACATCCCTACCCTATTAGGGGCTGCAAATACAGTTTAGGTTCACATTCACGTCTATGAAACGttaggaattatatttttatacccTTCCCCTATTTCGAaaaagggagggcatattgctttgcttctgtcggtccaccaacagatTCCGTTAATTTTTTTCGCAGaggataaaaatattgaaatgaattttgctatacaggtttatcatgataaaatcTAGGTCAATTCCGATATTTTGTACGATCGAGCTATTTTCGACAGTTACATGTATGCCCCttggacataaaaaaaatccaattatttgcagtttccgctcattttcttcacagatgatgaatatattgaaatgaaatttagtatacaggtttacatcctaataatatctaggtcaagtttaatattgggtacgatcgagtaATTTTGACAGAGGTATGTCCCTTGgacgtaaaaaaaattctaatttttgcaGTGTTCGTTTATTTTTGTCtcagaggatgcacatattcaggtttatcaagataatatgtacatgtaggtcaagtttgattttggttttaaattaaaaaaaagcctCCCAATCCAAACTATAAGTAAGATAGAATGATCAACTCTCTCTTTTTACGTGTAAATTATAAGTCTCTTCTTTTGAACCAAAAGACATTTAGATTGATTTCTCTTACGTCAACAGGGTCGAACAGTCCTCGAATGCTTGAGGTGGTTTTTAATTGACCTTTGCAGCTTtgcttatttgtttaaatgttattttttataaatatacttTGAAGCAAAACATCGAGTCAAACGCTACTGATTGCATAgtcaaatatataattaaatgcatTCCTCTCGCTGTACTTTGTCGGTAAAGTTTTACTAAAATTCCACAAATGTGTTGGAATTATTAAccaaatgtattatttttgttccCTACTTTGATAAAAAggatatgttttgttttaaacataactTACAGaccatatttctaaaaatttcatGTCCATTtagaatatcattttaaatcgCGTTTGTCTCAGCAATTTACTAGTGCAAAATAAGTGACTGTTTTGTcttctttaaacttttaagaATCTGTAGATTTATTGCTGATTagttaatatttaataaatatacagcCAGTTAAAGGTACATGTGTAACCCACACTTTGTGCTTTTCAGAATCCAGTCGACTTAAAAGGAAAAGAGGAACTGATTTTAATCatacttgaaatgaaaaaagaacgcaaaaatttgcaaaaagttaaaatttatctAATTTGATTTGTACAACACTATTTGTTTTCTTCCAGAAGCTCAAATCTTTCGACTGTTAGTGACATGTACGGACAAAAATCTGGATGAAAGAAGAAACATTGTAGACAGAAAGTTGGCGCTATTATCCCAAGGACATATTCCTGAATCTCGATTAGCGAAACATGTTCAGTTTGTCTTGCATTGTATTTCTCTTGAAGCTAGAAGGAAACAAGGGCAGCCTTTTGAGAAATCTCATTTTGAATTGATATTCAAGTCATACAGTGGAAGTGATTTGGAGCTAGAAGAATCAATCGGTAAGTATTTAGACAGTCTAATGAAATTTAGCggattttttgtttctttgttgtaGCGCTGTcatggttttttaaaacaatttttcttatattaCAGAGATTCGAAATAGATTGGTTAGCAATCATTCACAGTTTGACCCTTTGTCAGGAATACCCTTACCGTACTTGAGTTTTGTCATTAAACTTATTTTTCCATTCAAGGATTTTGAAGGTCAATATTACAGATACCACCTGTTGAAAAGTGGAGAAGTATATTTTCACTTTCTTGGTTCTTGTGCGGACCAAAGTTCTTTCAATCTGCACGACATCAGTCGAAcaaaaaagatgtttaaattGCAATTAAGAAGGAAGAGATCTAAACCCAGGAACAGGGTTGTTGTAATTAAACGAGACAAAAGGGCGATTTATGGCAAAGACTCAATCAGAGAATGTCCCGATCATGCCCATGTTATTATTGATTCAACCGATTCCCACCCTGGATACTGCAAACTTAGGCTTCCGCCATCGTTTTCAAGTGATACTGAGGTTAACGTTTCTCAGACTGGTGCACACAGATATCTCAAGGCTTTTAGAATTACTGACGGATTACGCACACAAATAGAAGCAGTACACTTAGGAAAAGTTGAATGTATTGGAGTGCCTTGTTACACATTTCCATTTTTTCAACGTTGGGAAGAAAGTAAAGTAGATCATTTCCCTTCGAGGGAAGTTATTACTTCGATAGTTAAAGAAGGCTGCACATTGATTCCTAAAGCCCATCCAAAAAGCATATGTCAGGATATTGAATGGCAATTCAATTTCTCAATGGGagaacatttattatttaagaGTCTTACAGTTGCCCAAAAGCACGGATTTTTTGTTCTCAAGGTATTACTAGACAACATGGTACACCATGTGCCGTTCAAAACAAAGCATTTGAAGTCAGTGTTTCTTATGGCATGTGAGAAAGTACCTTCAGGAGCATGGGAGACAAACATCAGCGGATGTGTACTCTATATGCTGGACTCACTGCTCTCTTGCTTGAAGGCGAAATTTCTGCCAAACTTTTTTATACCAGAAAACAATCTTATTGACTGTCATAGAGATGAAGACATTAACACGCTATGTGTTATTGTTGAATACATTCGTCTATTCCCTGCCAGTGTTATTCAAATTGTAGCAGAGAAACATGGATATACATTTGGACCAAATCTGATCAAAATTGTTTTGTCAAAGATACGATATTTCACCGATGGACAGATGCAAAAAGCATTTAATGAAATGTTCAGACCTCTTTCAATTGCTACATCAAAGATAATGGCCAAAATGGGTCTTTACgatatttcttttgatatgCTACAGGAACTATTTGAGCAAAGTCTGTTGATTCCACAGCAAGGGTTGAGACAAACATCTGTAAGCTTTTTCGATCTTTTTACATCGGCCCTGATAGAAATGAGACAAAAATCTTCCCGAGTCATTTTAGCACGcacatttgatataaaaatgggATCAAATGTATCAGAAATGGttttagaaaaagaaagaagGGGGTCGCTTCAAACTTATTTGCCATGGATAGCCGACAATAGAATAGGTTGGATCGAAGTCTCAAATGAAAGTAGTGGCGACCTTACAAAAATAGCAAGTTTCCTGTATGATTTTAGTAAAAGGGAATATTGGAGGCAAAATGCATTGCTTGCCGAGCTTTCTATTACAACAGCAATCCAGTGTATCCAAGAAGCATTGAAACAAGGTGATATTGAAGGGGACAACGTTAAAAATATCGGTTCCAAAACAGATGTTAATGTCCGGAAACGAACgttaaaaagaaaacttatttcgttctatatgcatgtgtatagaATTTCGGCGTTAACTAATTTTGTGTATCCATTAATTGATCACATGGACGAAATTGAAGAACTCTGCCTTGAATTTCCGGAAATGACGGGGACGGTCTGTTTTATGTTCTCGTTTACGGGACAACAGTCAAAATACCAGGAGTATGTTCAAAAGTATTATCATATGTATGGACACGGTAAGTACAGTTTACGTGTTATAcataagtatatgtatatatatatatgaaataagtATAAAAATAGCTATTTTCGAGCGTTGCTAAATCAGAGTGGATATTATGAAAACCATTTTAACTTTAATGTGTAATAGgcttttgttacaaatattgtaaaccaactttatTTGCAACGTCTTTATCTTGCAATTTACCTGAGATGAATTGCATAGTTATCAGTGACTTATtttcgcgaccaagccttatcgaCAATCATTTCGTTATTATATTCAGATTCCAATGACTGGTTCTCGGTAACAATATTAGTAACGACGAGGCTTTCGCAAATCTTTCGATAATTTCCAGCACGCGAATGAactggtttatatatatattaccttCACATAAATACCATTTTAATCATTAACTGAGAAAACTtacattgttaaaaatgtaaatttacagagtatatataataatattttaaattttggaaaCCGGTCAAAAAATCTTAAGAAGAAaggactatacatgtatatggattgggcctaaaatggcccccagaaatgaacattgtcatttaactgtaattttttgttttatttgtaaaaatatacatttgaattttttttcataattttcattttgattttagggcccacaatttaaaaatatgacatcataaaatttaccttttcccgccattttcgcatttttagcataaaacggcatGTTTTggagcagtttttctttaaggaaacatttagcgactgcttgaacaaacaaaatattttcaccaaagatgtatctctccagtacttacatgtataagtgACAAAAGTTCGtttttgttcaaagagtcgctctatattttccattcgaaaaaaagataagaaaaatgtaaatttttgactgattttgattgaattgtaaaaatagcgtcacttctaaTGTCACGTTCTGttagtgagtgcatataaatcaaataaataggtgaaaaaaatatttaatgttagctctgttataaaataacacaacaaattaatgtacctgaatcactttaaaaatagcgatttgtgggggccaaatttgactaatatcatatataatctttttaagatatttttggaCGATTACtgtgtaatttaaattttctttaatagaATTGAGGATTATCTCTCCTGAGAGCTTTGACACAAAGGAATGAAACCAGAGGACATATGATGCAGTGTTTAGATtgaagtttatatatatatatatatatatatatatatatatatatatatatatatatatatatatatatatatatatatatatatgtacatattcaacaTATTCATGAATGTGAAACTTTTAAGAAATAAGataacattattcatttttaaaactctgtttttaaaatgtataaagaaTTTACCTGTCTGTCTTACTTGTAATTGCGAGTACTTACCAGTGTAACGAAATATCTTTACCCAAATTTTCCAGGTACTCAATGATGGCCTTGACATGTTCATTATTTGTAGCTTTAACAATTGAGGTGAAGTGTGATTTAACATGCCCTTTAGTGGTCTGTTTCAGTCGCTGTATGTGAATATATATGCGAGATTCAAgcaatattcttcattttttaaatgctaataAAGCCAGTATAAGATTTGTTTTTCCATAATATTGATCTCAGGtgggttttaaaaaatatatttatgtttataagCATCAAGgagatgtttgttttgaataatacatttataatgttttccatataataaaacagttttttaCATGATTAAGATAATACATTgcttcattttaaaagaagatgACACTTCAGTTTGTTCCATTAATTAATCCAATGTGTGAAAATGATGCAGAAACAATTTCTAACACAACATTTTTATACCAAATTTCTAACACAACATTTCTATACCAAATTTTCATTGCCAAACTGATTTCTTTGACATATGGTTCATTTTTAAGTACATGCAGATTTTAGGTGTTATCCAATTGTCGTGTAAGTAATTGTGTCTTTAACTGTCCTTCTGCATCAAATCCAAACATTGGAATAATTAAAGGAACCTGCTGTCAGAGGGTCAATGTCAAAATGCTCATCACGTTGATCTTGGTTCAGAATACAAATGTTATGAAGGATGCAAGTTGTTATAACAGCCTTGACAACATAAGAAATGCCATTCATTTCAACAAATTGGAGTCGCTGAAATCTGCCTTTCAATATGCAGATTGTATGCTTATATGTGTAGAGTCGATTGCTCTTTTTTATCtcaaattcattgtttacaGTCTACACATCATTTGGCCAAGTcacaaatttttgaagaaaGTATTTTTGGAAAACATTTAACATCCTTCTGTTGTGGGAATGGAATGTCGATTCAGATATATAAATTGATCTGCAATGCAATTGACCGAATTGTTTCTTGTGATCCTATATAGCACGGCATCATCAGTAAATCtttttcatgtgaaatttgAGGTCGTCCAGCAGCTAGTCTCTTAGTAGTAGTTCTGGAATATGCTGAATATTTTCCAGTATAGTGTCAAATGTAGTTTTTTAAACACGAAAGAATGTCTTGAATGTGTCTAAAGAATATCTTGAAATAATCTTGCACAAAGCGTTCCACTTTTTATCGTTTTCTTTGCTCCTGTCTTAAACAAAGTTATTAagacaattaaattt
This genomic interval carries:
- the LOC136274721 gene encoding uncharacterized protein, whose protein sequence is MAFTNVTQMIEKERQTVAPRDFWRCAREKQIKDKCDDSLVFDNCLTENVLSISSNDQVSNKWNEGTDVDKIFKHDDNSMKDLEEDSENVASENISRDDSDATDYFDSEDEYWDSLRNKDIKEDLCPRCRFYHLPHSVKDFVFNSCHNQEAFDRSPAFTPPVQKFAKENNFEIHDVYGDENCLFRAMADQFMINGCPGHTEVSLRDTAIDRVRLDPSKYGIIESTFLPGEPWEEYIKKMDRTKQWGVNTILQALADVFLLQISIFNFVHSDIRPSNITIKSTEKVVPKPFHIFLGLVGDFHTFSLRPMQWMSELPYKAQIFRLLVTCTDKNLDERRNIVDRKLALLSQGHIPESRLAKHVQFVLHCISLEARRKQGQPFEKSHFELIFKSYSGSDLELEESIEIRNRLVSNHSQFDPLSGIPLPYLSFVIKLIFPFKDFEGQYYRYHLLKSGEVYFHFLGSCADQSSFNLHDISRTKKMFKLQLRRKRSKPRNRVVVIKRDKRAIYGKDSIRECPDHAHVIIDSTDSHPGYCKLRLPPSFSSDTEVNVSQTGAHRYLKAFRITDGLRTQIEAVHLGKVECIGVPCYTFPFFQRWEESKVDHFPSREVITSIVKEGCTLIPKAHPKSICQDIEWQFNFSMGEHLLFKSLTVAQKHGFFVLKVLLDNMVHHVPFKTKHLKSVFLMACEKVPSGAWETNISGCVLYMLDSLLSCLKAKFLPNFFIPENNLIDCHRDEDINTLCVIVEYIRLFPASVIQIVAEKHGYTFGPNLIKIVLSKIRYFTDGQMQKAFNEMFRPLSIATSKIMAKMGLYDISFDMLQELFEQSLLIPQQGLRQTSVSFFDLFTSALIEMRQKSSRVILARTFDIKMGSNVSEMVLEKERRGSLQTYLPWIADNRIGWIEVSNESSGDLTKIASFLYDFSKREYWRQNALLAELSITTAIQCIQEALKQGDIEGDNVKNIGSKTDVNVRKRTLKRKLISFYMHVYRISALTNFVYPLIDHMDEIEELCLEFPEMTGTVCFMFSFTGQQSKYQEYVQKYYHMYGHELRIISPESFDTKE